A window of the Arachis duranensis cultivar V14167 chromosome 5, aradu.V14167.gnm2.J7QH, whole genome shotgun sequence genome harbors these coding sequences:
- the LOC107488276 gene encoding protein ARV 2 isoform X2 encodes MIGARIALFFFPFVFIYLFDLFFQILMIDLMLHKQKAYRHLLYNVLNQQTLKFEGLHWKLAIIYFIFDACIHLYVEARNSSSLVSTCCKVFMYVVFGNIMFLLTFFIMVKIFLNASINISRFNDLLLTIMISCYFKIFLIAMMVWEFPTSVIFIIELFCLSSNAVALNVMTESSMSRCVWACFGAYAVKLFVTQVLDLRFLEQLIKGWIQMSSSS; translated from the exons ATGATAGGAGCAAGGATTGCCCTGTTTTTCTTCCCCTTcgtttttatctatttatttgatttgttttttcAGATTCTTATGATAGATTTGATGCTTCACAAGCAAAAGGCTTATAGACATCTTCTGTACAATGTCCTCAATCAACAAACATTGAAGTTTGAG GGGCTACACTGGAAATTGgccattatttattttattttcgatGCTTGTATTCATTTGTATGTAGAAGCAAGGAACTCATCTTCATTAGTCTCAACATGTTGCAAG GTGTTCATGTATGTCGTCTTTGGGAACATCATGTTTCTTCTGACTTTCTTCATTATGGTTAAGATATTTCTCAATGCATCAATCAACATCTCcag ATTCAATGACCTTTTGCTCACAATCATGATATCGTGTTACTTCAAGATTTTTCTTATTGCTATGATG GTCTGGGAATTTCCGACTTCTGTCATCTTCATCAtagaattattttgtttatcatCTAATGCCGTGGCATTGAACG TGATGACTGAATCGAGTATGAGTCGATGtgtttgggcctgctttggtgCATATGCTGTAAAGCTTTTTGTCACTCAAGTTCTAGATCTCAGATTTTTAGAGCAGTTGATAAAAGGGTGGATTCAAATGTCCTCCTCTTCATga
- the LOC107488276 gene encoding protein ARV 2 isoform X1, with the protein MGYQCVRCSFPIKSLYVQYSPGNIRLMKCEKCKAVADEYIECEIMILMIDLMLHKQKAYRHLLYNVLNQQTLKFEGLHWKLAIIYFIFDACIHLYVEARNSSSLVSTCCKVFMYVVFGNIMFLLTFFIMVKIFLNASINISRFNDLLLTIMISCYFKIFLIAMMVWEFPTSVIFIIELFCLSSNAVALNVMTESSMSRCVWACFGAYAVKLFVTQVLDLRFLEQLIKGWIQMSSSS; encoded by the exons ATGGGTTACCAATGCGTTCGGTGTAGCTTCCCAATTAAATCACTCTACGTTCAGTATTCCCCCGGCAACATTCGATTGATGAAATGC GAGAAATGCAAGGCTGTTGCAGATGAATATATAGAGTGTGAAATTATG ATTCTTATGATAGATTTGATGCTTCACAAGCAAAAGGCTTATAGACATCTTCTGTACAATGTCCTCAATCAACAAACATTGAAGTTTGAG GGGCTACACTGGAAATTGgccattatttattttattttcgatGCTTGTATTCATTTGTATGTAGAAGCAAGGAACTCATCTTCATTAGTCTCAACATGTTGCAAG GTGTTCATGTATGTCGTCTTTGGGAACATCATGTTTCTTCTGACTTTCTTCATTATGGTTAAGATATTTCTCAATGCATCAATCAACATCTCcag ATTCAATGACCTTTTGCTCACAATCATGATATCGTGTTACTTCAAGATTTTTCTTATTGCTATGATG GTCTGGGAATTTCCGACTTCTGTCATCTTCATCAtagaattattttgtttatcatCTAATGCCGTGGCATTGAACG TGATGACTGAATCGAGTATGAGTCGATGtgtttgggcctgctttggtgCATATGCTGTAAAGCTTTTTGTCACTCAAGTTCTAGATCTCAGATTTTTAGAGCAGTTGATAAAAGGGTGGATTCAAATGTCCTCCTCTTCATga
- the LOC107488276 gene encoding protein ARV 2 isoform X4 — protein MILMIDLMLHKQKAYRHLLYNVLNQQTLKFEGLHWKLAIIYFIFDACIHLYVEARNSSSLVSTCCKVFMYVVFGNIMFLLTFFIMVKIFLNASINISRFNDLLLTIMISCYFKIFLIAMMVWEFPTSVIFIIELFCLSSNAVALNVMTESSMSRCVWACFGAYAVKLFVTQVLDLRFLEQLIKGWIQMSSSS, from the exons ATG ATTCTTATGATAGATTTGATGCTTCACAAGCAAAAGGCTTATAGACATCTTCTGTACAATGTCCTCAATCAACAAACATTGAAGTTTGAG GGGCTACACTGGAAATTGgccattatttattttattttcgatGCTTGTATTCATTTGTATGTAGAAGCAAGGAACTCATCTTCATTAGTCTCAACATGTTGCAAG GTGTTCATGTATGTCGTCTTTGGGAACATCATGTTTCTTCTGACTTTCTTCATTATGGTTAAGATATTTCTCAATGCATCAATCAACATCTCcag ATTCAATGACCTTTTGCTCACAATCATGATATCGTGTTACTTCAAGATTTTTCTTATTGCTATGATG GTCTGGGAATTTCCGACTTCTGTCATCTTCATCAtagaattattttgtttatcatCTAATGCCGTGGCATTGAACG TGATGACTGAATCGAGTATGAGTCGATGtgtttgggcctgctttggtgCATATGCTGTAAAGCTTTTTGTCACTCAAGTTCTAGATCTCAGATTTTTAGAGCAGTTGATAAAAGGGTGGATTCAAATGTCCTCCTCTTCATga
- the LOC107488276 gene encoding protein ARV 2 isoform X3: MGYQCVRCSFPIKSLYVQYSPGNIRLMKCEKCKAVADEYIECEIMILMIDLMLHKQKAYRHLLYNVLNQQTLKFEGLHWKLAIIYFIFDACIHLYVEARNSSSLVSTCCKVFMYVVFGNIMFLLTFFIMVKIFLNASINISRFNDLLLTIMISCYFKIFLIAMMVWEFPTSVIFIIELFCLSSNAVALNAACQHCCGK; encoded by the exons ATGGGTTACCAATGCGTTCGGTGTAGCTTCCCAATTAAATCACTCTACGTTCAGTATTCCCCCGGCAACATTCGATTGATGAAATGC GAGAAATGCAAGGCTGTTGCAGATGAATATATAGAGTGTGAAATTATG ATTCTTATGATAGATTTGATGCTTCACAAGCAAAAGGCTTATAGACATCTTCTGTACAATGTCCTCAATCAACAAACATTGAAGTTTGAG GGGCTACACTGGAAATTGgccattatttattttattttcgatGCTTGTATTCATTTGTATGTAGAAGCAAGGAACTCATCTTCATTAGTCTCAACATGTTGCAAG GTGTTCATGTATGTCGTCTTTGGGAACATCATGTTTCTTCTGACTTTCTTCATTATGGTTAAGATATTTCTCAATGCATCAATCAACATCTCcag ATTCAATGACCTTTTGCTCACAATCATGATATCGTGTTACTTCAAGATTTTTCTTATTGCTATGATG GTCTGGGAATTTCCGACTTCTGTCATCTTCATCAtagaattattttgtttatcatCTAATGCCGTGGCATTGAACG CTGCATGTCAACACTGCTGTGGAAAATGA